A window from Betta splendens chromosome 1, fBetSpl5.4, whole genome shotgun sequence encodes these proteins:
- the LOC114859145 gene encoding uncharacterized protein LOC114859145, which yields MKMKTTTMLSAEVRFVYMGLILYMSGIEAEQKTVCALKGSSVDLSCSAQRHNMSQRWYFAYKTTSGCNLTEVNVEGNDKYNTANFTLKITNLTESDAKIYCYGDKTNPQSCWENAVNLQVTDVQVKVLPSTQGEAVTLVCSTSCSLTNYTWYKNKKYVYWDPSPWYQELVSSDEAVTYSCSTKGYKDVRAPEVSVDSVTSTCFTVTYAKGSVCPHERCSITYPRDVHVQRTPPNGDHVSLTCNTSCSLCEPQPAFSWYRNRQNDTIQSKYPSSSSDTFSCAVKEHERLLSAEVCVVEKNCWTVNYVSRRICALEGSSVNISSEYSHPENQKPNFKVWYKIKEQAENLTQAAGRVEWSETDKNHHILTLKKVKKNDSAEYAFRAQPAERKSDVPGVTLVVTDLRVKFAPSREVTEGDRVTLTCATSCPLTNNTNYLWYRNGRPLTPTETHKHLVLDPVSRQQAGSYSCGVQTHKDKRSKEKSLTVQSLWSVLVPVAAGAAAVVLVIIAVTVCCWIRRKRTPAQSPRAETSNNIQQPNPEPVYDTPDHTDLQYSMIQFSENHRDPLYSTIKLDELQLEHVPYAVVSLKSNTTQD from the exons ATGAAGATGAAGACTACAACCATGCTTTCGGCAGAAGTCAGATTCGTTTACATGGGTTTGATCCTGTACATGTCAG GGATTGAGGCAGAACAGAAAACTGTCTGTGCCTTGAAAGGTTCATCAGTGGATCTGTCCTGTTCAGCTCAACGTCACAATATGAGCCAGAGATGGTACTTTGCATACAAGACGACATCTGGATGTAATCTGACTGAAGTCAATGTGGaaggaaatgacaaatacaacacGGCTAACTTCACGCTAAAAATAACCAATCTGACAGAGAGTGATGCAAAGATTTACTGCTACGGtgacaaaacaaacccacagtCGTGCTGGGAAAATGCTGTCAACCTCCAAGTGACAG ACGTGCAGGTAAAGGTGCTTCCTTCAACACAGGGTGAGGCAGTGACACTGGTGTGTAGCACCAGCTGTTCTCTGACTAATTACACCtggtataaaaacaaaaagtatgTCTATTGGGACCCATCTCCCTGGTACCAAGAGCTggtcagcagtgatgaagcAGTCACGTACTCCTGTAGTACTAAAGGTTACAAGGATGTCAGAGCCCCTGAAGTCTCAGTGG ATTCTGTCACATCAACCTGCTTCACGGTGACCTACGCTAAAGGGAGCGTCTGTCCTCATGAGCGCTGCTCCATCACGTATCCCAGAG ACGTACATGTTCAAAGGACTCCTCCAAATGGAGACCATGTCAGTCTAACATGTAAcaccagctgttctctgtgtgaacCTCAACCTGCCTTCTCATGGTACCGAAACAGACAAAACGACACTATTCAGTCTAAATATCCCAGCTCTTCTTCCGATACCTTCTCCTGTGCTGTAAAAGAACATGAGAGATTACTTTCTGCTGAAGTTT GTGTTGTAGAAAAGAACTGCTGGACAGTGAACTACGTCAGCAGGAGAATCTGTGCTCTAGAAGGTTCATCAGTGAACATTTCTAGTGAATATTCACATCCTGAGAACCAAAAGCCAAACTTCAAAGTTTGGTATAAAATAAAGGAACAAGCTGAAAATCTGACACAGGCTGCAGGCCGAGTGGAGTGGAGTGAAACAGATAAGAATCACCACATCCTGACGCTcaagaaggtgaagaagaaTGACTCAGCAGAATACGCATTCAGAGCCCAACCAGCAGAGAGAAAGTCGGACGTACCAGGAGTGACTCTGGTTGTCACAG ACCTGAGAGTGAAGTTTGCTCCTTCTCGGGAGGTGACGGAGGGCGACAGAGTCACACTGACCTGCGCTACCAGCTGTCCCCTGaccaacaacacaaactacCTTTGGTACCGGAACggacgacctctgaccccgacagagacacacaagcacCTTGTTCTGGACCCAGTCAGCCGTCAGCAGGCAGGAAGCTACTCCTGTGGAGTCCAAACCCACAAAGACAAGCGCTCGAAAGAAAAGTCTCTCACTGTCCAAAGTCTCTGGAGTGTATTAGTACCAGtagctgcaggcgctgcagctgtggtccTGGTTATAATCGCTGtcactgtctgctgctggaTCAG AAGAAAGAGAACTCCTGCTCAGTCTCCTCGAGCTGAAACATCAAACAATATACAGCAG CCAAACCCTGAACCAGTGTATGACACACCTGACCACACTGACCTTCAGTACAGCATGATCCAGTTCTCTGAGAACCACAGAGATCCGCTCTACTCAACCATCAAGCTCGATGAGCTCCAGCTGGAGCACGTTCCCTACGCCGTTGTCTCCTTAAAATCCAATACAACGCAAGACTAA
- the LOC114859162 gene encoding sialoadhesin-like: MSQRWYFAYKTTSGCNLTEVNVEGNDKYNTANFTLKITNLTESDAKIYCYGDKTNPQSCWENAVNLQVTDVQVKVLPSTQGEAVTLVCSTSCSLTNYTWYKNTKYVYEDASPWYQELVSSDEAVTYSCSTKDYKDVRAPEVSGTDEVTFFYHPSTKVRVQRTPPNGGRVSLTCNTSCSLSEPQPAFSWYKNRQNDTIQSKYPSSSPDTFSCAVKEHERLLSAEVCVVEKNCWTVNYVSRRICALEGSSVNISSEYSHPENQKPNFKVWYKIKEQAENLTEAAGRVEWRETDKNHHILTFKKVKKNDSAEYAFRAHTGEPAERRSDVPGVTLVVTDLRVKFAPSREVTEGDRVTLTCATSCPLTNNTNYLWYRNGRPLTPTETHKHLVLDPVSRQQAGSYSCGVQTHKDKRSKEKSLTVQSLRSVLVPVAAGAAAVVLVIIAVTVCCWIRTKRTLEQPSTSGAGEITVQQLDSGPLYNNICAQPTLQEEHHYGRLVFSKDHTEDLYSTMNAAV, translated from the exons ATGAGCCAGAGATGGTACTTTGCATACAAGACGACATCTGGATGTAATCTGACTGAAGTCAATGTGGaaggaaatgacaaatacaacacGGCTAACTTCACGCTAAAAATAACCAATCTGACAGAGAGTGATGCAAAGATTTACTGCTACGGtgacaaaacaaacccacagtCGTGCTGGGAAAATGCTGTCAACCTCCAAGTGACAG ACGTGCAGGTAAAGGTGCTTCCTTCAACACAGGGTGAGGCAGTGACACTGGTGTGTAGCACCAGCTGTTCTCTGACTAATTACACctggtataaaaacacaaagtatgTCTATGAGGACGCATCTCCCTGGTACCAAGAGCTggtcagcagtgatgaagcAGTCACGTACTCCTGTAGTACTAAAGATTACAAGGATGTCAGAGCCCCTGAAGTCTCA GGAACAGATGAAGTGACATTCTTTTATCATCCTTCAACAAAGGTACGTGTTCAAAGGACTCCTCCAAATGGAGGCCGTGTCAGTCTAACATGTAACAccagctgttctctgtctgAACCTCAACCTGCCTTCTCATGGTACAAGAACAGACAAAACGACACTATTCAGTCTAAATATCCCAGCTCTTCTCCCGATACCTTCTCCTGTGCTGTAAAAGAACATGAGAGATTACTTTCTGCTGAAGTTT GTGTTGTAGAAAAGAACTGCTGGACAGTGAACTACGTCAGCAGGAGAATCTGTGCTCTAGAAGGTTCATCAGTGAACATTTCTAGTGAATATTCACATCCTGAGAACCAAAAGCCAAACTTCAAAGTTTGGTATAAAATAAAGGAACAAGCTGAAAATCTGACAGAGGCTGCAGGCCGAGTGGAGTGGAGGGAAACAGATAAGAATCACCACATCCTGACGTTcaagaaggtgaagaagaaTGACTCAGCAGAATACGCATTCAGAGCCCACACAGGCGAACCAGCAGAGAGAAGGTCGGACGTACCAGGAGTGACTCTGGTTGTCACAG ACCTGAGAGTGAAGTTTGCTCCTTCTCGGGAGGTGACGGAGGGCGACAGAGTCACACTGACCTGCGCTACCAGCTGTCCCCTGaccaacaacacaaactacCTTTGGTACCGGAACggacgacctctgaccccgacagagacacacaagcacCTTGTTCTGGACCCAGTCAGCCGTCAGCAGGCAGGAAGCTACTCCTGTGGAGTCCAAACCCACAAAGACAAGCGCTCGAAAGAAAAGTCTCTCACTGTCCAAAGTCTCAGGAGTGTATTAGTACCAGtagctgcaggcgctgcagctgtggtccTGGTTATAATCGCTGtcactgtctgctgctggaTCAG AACAAAGAGGACTTTGGAGCAACCTTCCACAAGTGGAGCAGGTGAAATCACAGTGCAG CAGCTTGATTCTGGCCCCTTGTATAACAACATCTGTGCTCAGCCAACACTTCAGGAGGAGCATCACTATGGAAGACTGGTCTTCTCTAAGGACCACACAGAGGATCTCTACTCCACCATGAATGCAGCCGTCTGA